Proteins encoded within one genomic window of Streptomyces sp. NBC_00523:
- a CDS encoding 5-dehydro-4-deoxyglucarate dehydratase, producing the protein MSSDPLAARLTAVAGPLFFPVTAYDATGSVDLDVFRAHVRQGIDAGAAAVFACCGTGEFHALTPEEFRSVVAAAVEETAGQVPVVAGAGYGTALAVQFARLAEEAGADGLLAMPPYLVHADQEGLLAHYTALAGATGLETIVYQRDNAVFTPETVLALAQTPGIIGLKDGYGDLDLMQRIVSAVRTGLPGQDFLYFNGLPTAELTGLAYRGIGVTLYSSAVFAFAPDLALAFYRALESGDDALVNALLDSFYRPLVELRAQGRGYAVSLVKAGVRMHGLDVGPVRSPLTEPSAAHIKELTEIIAAGRALLEERG; encoded by the coding sequence GTGAGCTCAGACCCGCTTGCCGCCCGGCTCACCGCCGTTGCCGGGCCGCTCTTCTTCCCCGTCACCGCGTACGACGCGACCGGCTCCGTCGACCTGGACGTCTTCCGGGCGCACGTCCGCCAAGGCATCGACGCGGGCGCGGCGGCCGTCTTCGCGTGCTGCGGCACCGGGGAGTTCCACGCCCTGACCCCGGAGGAGTTCCGGAGCGTCGTCGCCGCCGCGGTGGAGGAGACCGCCGGACAGGTGCCGGTCGTCGCGGGCGCCGGGTACGGCACCGCGCTGGCGGTCCAGTTCGCCCGGCTCGCCGAGGAGGCGGGTGCGGACGGGCTGCTCGCCATGCCCCCGTACCTGGTCCACGCGGACCAGGAAGGACTGCTGGCCCACTACACCGCGCTGGCCGGGGCGACCGGCCTGGAGACCATCGTCTACCAGCGCGACAACGCCGTCTTCACCCCCGAGACCGTGCTGGCCCTGGCGCAGACCCCGGGCATCATCGGCCTGAAGGACGGCTACGGCGACCTGGACCTCATGCAGCGCATCGTGAGCGCGGTGCGCACCGGGCTGCCCGGGCAGGACTTCCTCTACTTCAACGGGCTGCCCACCGCCGAGCTCACCGGCCTCGCCTACCGGGGCATCGGCGTCACGCTGTACTCCTCGGCCGTCTTCGCCTTCGCCCCGGACCTCGCGCTCGCCTTCTACCGCGCCCTGGAATCCGGCGACGACGCCCTGGTCAACGCGCTGCTCGACTCCTTCTACCGGCCGCTCGTCGAGCTCCGGGCCCAGGGCCGCGGCTACGCCGTCTCGCTGGTCAAGGCGGGCGTCCGGATGCACGGTCTGGACGTCGGGCCGGTACGCAGTCCGCTCACCGAGCCGTCCGCCGCCCACATCAAGGAGCTGACGGAGATCATCGCCGCCGGGCGCGCGCTGCTGGAGGAGCGCGGATGA
- a CDS encoding NAD-dependent epimerase/dehydratase family protein, giving the protein MPAEKPRTVLLTGAAGGLGTLMRELLPAHGYTLRLFDMVPIEGEPDAITADLGDREALRAAVTGVDAIIHLAGISLEASFDKILRANIEGTYNLYEAAREAGVPRVVFASSNHAVGFTPRPLPGDPLIPIGTPRRPDTFYGLSKSFGEDLAQLYWDLHGLETVSIRIGSCFPEPTSVRMLSVWMSPADGARLFDAALTAEGVGHTVVHGSSANTRLWWDLTSARALGYEPQDDSEPYAAKLIAEQGELDPANPDHAHLGGHFCTNPPVWPH; this is encoded by the coding sequence ATGCCCGCCGAAAAGCCCCGCACCGTCCTGCTCACCGGCGCCGCCGGCGGCCTCGGCACGCTGATGCGCGAGCTGCTGCCCGCCCACGGCTACACGCTGCGCCTGTTCGACATGGTGCCGATCGAGGGCGAGCCGGACGCGATCACCGCCGACCTCGGGGACCGGGAGGCGCTGCGCGCGGCCGTGACCGGGGTCGACGCGATCATCCACCTCGCGGGCATCTCCCTGGAAGCCTCCTTCGACAAGATCCTCAGGGCGAACATCGAGGGCACGTACAACCTGTACGAGGCCGCGCGCGAGGCCGGTGTCCCGCGCGTCGTGTTCGCCTCGTCCAACCACGCGGTGGGCTTCACCCCGCGCCCGCTCCCCGGCGACCCGCTGATCCCGATCGGGACCCCGCGCCGCCCCGACACCTTCTACGGCCTCTCCAAGTCGTTCGGCGAGGACCTCGCCCAGCTGTACTGGGACCTGCACGGCCTGGAGACGGTCTCCATCCGCATCGGCTCCTGCTTCCCGGAGCCGACGTCCGTACGGATGCTGTCGGTGTGGATGAGCCCGGCCGACGGCGCCCGGCTCTTCGACGCCGCGCTCACCGCCGAGGGCGTCGGGCACACCGTCGTCCACGGCTCCTCGGCCAACACCCGGCTGTGGTGGGACCTCACCTCGGCCCGCGCGCTGGGCTACGAGCCGCAGGACGACTCGGAGCCGTACGCGGCGAAGCTCATCGCGGAACAGGGCGAGCTGGACCCGGCCAACCCGGACCACGCCCACCTCGGCGGCCACTTCTGCACGAACCCGCCGGTCTGGCCGCACTGA
- a CDS encoding TerD family protein encodes MTAMTPGSNLPLNAVRVAVDVAAPVRLDVSGLLLTADGKVRSDDDFIFYNQPTGPGVSYRSGGGSAPDAVVVDTASVPAGIEKIVVTASPDEAGRTFQGVEPTATVRNADDGTVLASFTPPRLGTETALVIMEVYRRGGAWKVRAVGQGYANGLAGIATDFGVTVEEPAAPAVTAPAPPPPVAAPAPVATPAPPAAPAAPAPAVPGRINLDKGRVSLRKNETVSLVKAGRPLLSQVKMGLGWEPAYRGKDIDLDASVIAYGPQRNHLDSCYFGKLSILNGAIKHSGDNLTGEGEGDDEVIVVDLGRIPAEATGLVFTVNSFTGQKFTEVAKAYCRLVDAATDEELVRFDLTGAEPQTGVMMAKLIKQFSGEWEMTAIGDFVKSRTVRGMVKPAAQAL; translated from the coding sequence ATGACCGCTATGACACCCGGCTCGAACCTCCCGCTGAACGCCGTCCGCGTGGCGGTGGACGTGGCCGCGCCCGTGCGGCTCGACGTCTCGGGCCTGCTGCTCACCGCCGACGGCAAGGTGCGCTCCGACGACGACTTCATCTTCTACAACCAGCCCACGGGCCCCGGCGTCAGCTACCGCTCCGGCGGCGGCAGCGCGCCGGACGCCGTCGTGGTGGACACCGCCTCGGTGCCCGCAGGCATCGAGAAGATCGTCGTCACGGCGAGCCCGGACGAGGCCGGCCGGACCTTCCAGGGCGTCGAACCGACCGCCACCGTGCGCAACGCGGACGACGGCACGGTGCTCGCGTCCTTCACCCCGCCCCGGCTGGGCACCGAGACCGCGCTCGTGATCATGGAGGTCTACCGGCGGGGCGGCGCCTGGAAGGTCCGCGCGGTCGGCCAGGGCTACGCGAACGGCCTGGCGGGCATCGCCACGGACTTCGGTGTCACGGTCGAGGAGCCCGCCGCCCCGGCGGTCACCGCCCCCGCTCCCCCGCCGCCGGTCGCCGCCCCGGCACCGGTCGCCACCCCCGCACCCCCGGCCGCCCCCGCGGCCCCCGCGCCGGCCGTGCCCGGGCGGATCAACCTGGACAAGGGCCGGGTCAGCCTCCGGAAGAACGAGACGGTCTCGCTGGTCAAGGCGGGGCGCCCGCTGCTCTCCCAGGTCAAGATGGGCCTCGGCTGGGAGCCCGCCTACCGGGGCAAGGACATCGACCTGGACGCGTCGGTCATCGCGTACGGACCCCAGCGCAACCACCTGGACAGCTGCTACTTCGGCAAGCTGTCCATCCTGAACGGCGCGATCAAGCACTCCGGGGACAATCTCACCGGTGAGGGCGAGGGGGACGACGAGGTGATCGTCGTGGACCTGGGCCGGATCCCGGCGGAGGCGACGGGCCTGGTGTTCACGGTCAACTCGTTCACGGGCCAGAAGTTCACCGAGGTCGCCAAGGCGTACTGCCGCCTGGTGGACGCCGCCACCGACGAGGAGCTGGTCCGCTTCGACCTGACCGGGGCCGAGCCGCAGACCGGCGTGATGATGGCCAAGCTGATCAAGCAGTTCTCCGGCGAGTGGGAGATGACCGCCATCGGCGACTTCGTGAAGTCGCGGACCGTCCGGGGCATGGTCAAGCCGGCCGCCCAGGCGCTGTAG
- a CDS encoding CarD family transcriptional regulator yields the protein MKQSAGSRRHLPSSPFNRPAQAAPPVELFDVGDRVSHDQFGLGRVLAVEGDNDAVLIDFAGRQGRIMSPYSKLTKL from the coding sequence ATGAAACAGTCAGCCGGCTCCCGCCGCCACCTGCCGTCCAGTCCCTTCAACCGCCCGGCCCAGGCGGCCCCACCGGTCGAGTTGTTCGACGTGGGTGACCGGGTCTCGCACGACCAGTTCGGTCTCGGGCGCGTCCTCGCCGTCGAGGGCGACAACGATGCGGTGCTCATCGACTTCGCGGGCCGCCAGGGCCGCATCATGAGCCCGTACTCCAAGCTCACCAAGCTCTGA